The genomic stretch TGACAGGTGAAAAATTACAGACATAATCAACACCATCGACCTCAAGGGGGACATCTTTCATCTCGTTACATGTAAAAAGGTATTTTTGCAAAGTAAGAGGCGGATGTTTGGTGTTTTCGTCCAGATGAAAATAACTTTGCGCTACTTCGTTACAAAGTGTTATTTCACCTTGGGTGTTGGTCGCGATGATCGCCTCTTTGACAGCATTTAAAATTGCATCTTTTTCAAGGAAAAGGCGGCTGATTTCACGGGGTTCATAGCCTAAGAGTGAGTTTTTGATTTTTCGTGAAAGGATAAACGCCATGATAACAGTTAAAAACATTGCACCATAGAGATAGATAAGAAACTGGTGATACCGCTCTGAAATGATCTCTTGGATGTTCTCTTCCAAATACCCCACCGAGACAACGCCAATAATGTCGCCATTTTTTCCAAAAATAGGAGATTTTCCTCGGATGGAAGGGCCTAGTGTTCCTGTGGCTTTTGAGGTGTAGTAGAGTCCTTCCTCAAGTGCTTTTCTGTTGTCTTCACCCATCATAGACTCTCCAACAAGCTCCTTTGTTGGGTGGGTAAAGCGAATAGAATTTTTATCGCCAATGACAATAAACCTCGCATCAATAGAGGCTTGAAGTGGATTAATAATACGCATCAAACGACTCTCTGGGTCTTTTTGTTCCACCAATTCGATAACTTCAGGCATTAAAGAGATGGTCTTTGAAATGGCAAGGGCTCGTTGACCTATCTGCTCTTCCATGATCTCTTTTAAAATATGTCCCAAAAAAAGGCTAAAAGTAAGTAAGGTTACTAAAACAAGTAAGGTTGAAAATAGGAGTAATTTAAGCAATAATCCTTCGTTGGCGAAAGATAATTTTTTGAATGTCTGCATAGGGTTATGATTCCTCTTTGTCTCTCTTGATAAGAAACTATTTTTGCGTTTCAAAATATAACATAATTTTAAGCATATTATGCACAAAATGCCCATAATTAGCCACATTTGAGCTTCCATTGTCTTAGTTGTTCTTAATGAAAAAAAAGGTATCATTGTCATGACTTACAAAGATCATTTAATGGATGTTAAATGCAATGGTTTAAAGGCTTCTTACCTGTAATAGCATCACTTTTTATAGGTAGTTTGGGAGCCATACTTTTCTCGTTTATCAAAGTACCATTGCCATGGCTTTTGGGTGCTATTGTAGCCATTGCCATTGCGAGTCGTTTCCCCAAAATTCCCCTTCGTTCCCCTAAAGTATTTTCCGCTCCTGCAAGAGCTGTTCTTGGTATTACCATTGGGAGTGCTTTTAACCCTACGATCTTGCACTATTTAGGTGATTATATCTCCAGTCTGGTTCTGATTTTGCCGTTTGTTATTTTGGTGACATTTTGCGGAATGCTGTACTATTGGAAGTGGCTCAAATTTGATAAAATGAGTGCTTATTTTAGCTCTATGCCAGGAGGGCTTTTGGAGATGGTAACCCTTGCTGAAGCGATGGGTGCGAATGTCTATAAAGTCACGCTCACCCAATCCGCAAGACTTTTGTTTATCGTTTTTACACTCCCTTTTGTGATTCAATACATCTCTCATATTTCGCTGGATGGAAGAGCCGGTATTACGCAGCCTTTTTTAAACAGTGATCCTCATGATATGCTTATTTTAATCGTGTGTGCAGCGACTGGTTGGTGGGGAGCGCTAAAACTCAAAATTCCTGGCGGCACAATGATAGGGCCTATGATTTTAGGCGCACTTGTCTATGGTTCAGGACTTGTGCATTCACGCCCTCCCAATGAAATTTTAAAATTGATCCAATTGATTTTAGGCTCAACTATTGGTTTTGTCTTTGTGGGCGTTACCTATAAGGAAATCACCAAAGTTTTGGGGCAGACATTTGGGTATTACATTGTCTTAATGCTTGTGTCCACGTTCTTTGTTACTGTGGTTGCGTATATAACGGAGTTTCCGCTTCTGTCTATTTTACTGGCCTTTTCACCAGGTGGTCAGTCTGAGATGAATCTAATAGCCATCATTGTAGGGGCAAACTTGCCTTATGTAGCGCTTCATCACATTGTGCGAATGTTGCTGGTGATGAGTGTCGCTCCTATGTTTGTAAGATACCTTCGAAAAAAAGAGGATCGATGAGTTTTCTCTTCTCTGAAGTGCCAAGTACGAGCAGTGTGCGGCGGCAAAAAGTAAGGGATTTTTTACAGAGTGTTGATCTGGAAATGTCAGAGGATGTGGAAATTTTTGTGGTCGCCAAAGAAGATGATCGCATTGTTGCTTGTGGCGGGCTTAGTGGGAAGGTGCTTAAAAATATTGCGATTGATGAGTCAGTAAGAGGCGAGGGTTTGGCGCTTAGTCTGATGAGTGAGTTGCTAAAAGTGGCATTTAGAGAAGGCAGACATGATCTGTTTTTATTTACCAAACCAGATTACGAGGAGGTTTTTGAGTCGTGCGGGTTTAAGTATATTGAGCAAGCAAATCATCAAGTCATTTTGATGGAGAACAGCTATAATATCGATCTGTATAAAAAAAGATTGCGTAAGTATAAACATAGTGGTGATGTAGTAGGCAGCATTGTCATGAACTGCAATCCTTTTACCTTAGGACATCGCTATTTGGTGGAACAAGCGTGTGCAAACTCGCATTGGGTGCATCTGTTTGTGGTGAAGGAAGATGCTTCCTTTTTTACTTTTAAAGATCGCTATCGCCTTATTTGTGAAGGCTTGGAAGATCTTGAAAACCTCACGATACATGAGGGTTCGGACTATATTATCTCTAAAGCGACGTTTCCGACCTATTTTATTAAGGATAAACGCCAGATCGACTCGCTCTATACCGAGCTTGATCTTAACATCTTTAGAAATCATCTCGCTCCACAATTGGGCATTACGCACCGTTTTGTGGGCGTTGAACCTTTATGTGCCGTGACAAATGAGTATAATCAACAGATGAAAAAACTGCTCACACGCCCTAGTGAGTTTCCCCCTATTGAGGTGGTGGAGTTAGGACGCATTGAGTACGGTGGTGAGCCAATTTCGGCTTCGAGAGTCAGAAAATTGATGCAGCAAAATCGTTTGGAAGAGATCATACCGCTGGTTCCTCCTGTAACGTATGCGTTGATTGAGAAAATGATGTCTAAAGAGGAAGTAAAATGAGCAAAAAATTAGAGACTGCGCACGCAGGAACATTGGAGTCGAGCGATGCGTTTGTTCGCGTGATTCCGATGGATGAAAAAGGAATCGTCATAGAATTAGAGAGTAGTGTCGAAGAGATTTATGGCGATGCGATAAGAGCACTGATTTTAGAAACGGCTAAAGCGATGAATGTTGATGGCATTAAACTGCTTGTTCAAGACAAAGGAGCTTTAGACTATGTGATTAAGGCGCGTGTTCAAACGGCTATTTTAAGAGCTTCTGGCGATGTTAAACCTGATTGGAGTGTGTTATCATGAAACAAAAACTACGAAGAAGTATGCTCTTTGTACCAGGCTCTAACACGGGCATGGTGTGCAATGCCTTTATCTATAAACCCGATACCGTGATGTTTGACCTTGAAGACTCTGTAGCACTGAGCGAAAAAGACTCGGCACGTATGATGGTTTTTCATGCGCTACAGCATTTTACGTACAAAAACATCGAAACAGCAGTGCGCGTTAACCCTCTTAATTCGCCTTTTGGTCTTTTGGACTTAGAAGCGGTGATACGAGCAGGTGTGGATATTATTCGCCTTCCAAAAACCGATACGGTTGATGATGTTTTAGAGATGGAGCAAGAGATCGCAGACATTGAAAATCGCCTAGGGCACGGAAAAAAGACGATGCTTTTGGCAGCCATAGAGAGTGCTCTTGGCGTGGTCAATGCCGTGGATATTGCGAGGTGTTCTAAACGTTTGATGGGTATTGCTTTGGGTGCGGAAGACTTTGTGCGTGACCTTCATACGCAACGCACCAAAGAGGGAAATGAGCTGATGGCGGCACGTAACCAAATCTTACTTGCGGCGCGCGCGGCAAAAATCGGCGCATTTGACTCTGTCTTTTCCGATGTTAAAGACAAAGAGGGTTTTATGCACGAAGTTGAATACATCAAGGGGCTTGGTTTTGATGGAAAATCTTTGATTAATCCAACACAAATCCCATGGCTTCACAATGCTTTTGCGCCAAGCAAAAAAGACATTAACTGGGCAATAGAAGTCTTAGAAGCCGCCAAAGATGCGAAAGAGCGAGGACTAGGTGTTATCTCTTTAGATGGTAAAATGGTGGATGCTCCTGTTATTTTAAGAGCGGAGTGGATTATGGATTTAGCACGTGCGTCTGGTGTTTTAGGAGAAGATCAATGAAAGATATGCAAAAACAGTTTAAAACTGAAAATTTAACCTCTGTCAATGCGCCTTTTTTTACATGTAAAGAAAAAGTTAAAGGCGAAGACCGTAGAACAAAGCTGTGCGAAAGCATTGAAGACGCCATCAAACGCTCAGGACTAAAAGATGGTATGACCATTTCGTTTCACCATGCGTTTCGTGGAGGCGATCTGCTGATCAACAATGTGATGAATGTTATCGCTAAAATGGGCTTTAAAAACCTGACTTTGGCTTCTAGTTCTTTAGCTTCCGTGCATGACCCTGTGATCGAGCATATCAAAAATGGCGTTGTGACACAGATCTATACTTCAGGACTTCGCAGTAAATTGGGCGATGCGATCTCTAAGGGACTCATGGAAAAACCGGTACAAATTCACTCGCACGGCGGACGTGTGCATCTGCTACAAACAGGCGAGCTCAAAATAGATGTTGCGTTTTTAGGTGTGCCTGTATGCGACGCATTTGGTAATGCCAATGGTTATTCTGGTCGTTCAAAATGCGGTTCTCTTGGCTACGCGAAGATTGATGCGCAATACGCAGATTATGTCATTGTTCTGACCGAATCTTTAGAAGAGTACCCCAACGTTCCTGCAAGCCTCCATCAAGATCAAGTTGATGCGGTGGTTGTTGTCGATGAGGTGGGCGATCCTTCAAAAATTGGCGCAGGTGAAACGCGTATGACGACCAATCCAAAAGAGCTTTTGCTTGCCAGCCATACAGCCAAACTCATCGAACATTCGGGTCTTTTTAAAGAGGGCTTTAGCATTCAAACCGGCTCAGGTGGGGCTTCTTTGGCGACAACGGTTTATTTAAGCGAAAAGATGGAAGAAAAAGGCATTACGGCTAGCTTTGGACTAGGAGGCATTACCGGCACAATGGTCTATATGCTCAAACGTGGTCTTATTAAAACACTTTTGGACGTTCAGAGTTTTGATGAATTTGCCGCTAAATCGCTTGGTGAAAATAAAAACCATATCGAAATTAGTGCGAACGAATACGCCAATCCAAGCTCAAAAGGTGCTGCAACCAAACAACTTGATATTGTTGTTTTAAGTGCTCTTGAGGTTGACCTTGACTTCAACGTTAACGTCATCACTGGCTCAAAAGGACTCCTTAGAGGCGCTTCTGGCGGACACAGTGACACAGCCGCGGACGCAAAGCTTTCCATCATCGTAGCCCCACTTACACGTGGACGCATTCCAACGGTGACGAAAAGAGTCAATACCATCGTCACACCTGGTTGTAGCGTGGATGTCGTTGTCACCGATCAAGGTATCGCGGTCAATCCTAAAAATATAGAGCTTAAAGAGCGATTGAAAAAAGCTGGGCTTCAAATTGTCGAGATGCAAGAACTTTATGAGCGGGCGATTGCGTTGTGTGGCGAGCCTGCTGAACTTAAATATACAGACAAAGTGGTTGCGGTGATTCGTTACCGTGATGGCTCAATCATTGACGTGGTGAGACAACTCGCGTAAATGATAGGCAAACCAACGACGCTTGATGCTATTTTAAAAGCGAAGGAGGAGCGTGCTTTCAAGCAAAAAGAGCTTTTAAGCCGCTTCCCCAAAGCTTCTCTTATTTCTCTTTCCATTAACATTCCAAGTGCCATCAAACTCTCGCATGAAGCGGTGGTTGTGCATGAGTGCGCACATCAAAGTATTGTCTCTGTGTTAAAACAAGAAGGCGTTGAATTACTCTTTTGTGAGTCCAAAATAGCTCCCACAGGCGCAGAATCTCTCTTTACATGTAAAAGTGATGCCAACGCACTTAAAGCGCTTACATGTAAGATTGAAAACAGCCATCCCTTGGGGCGTTTGATGGATATTGATGTGCTGGATTTTACAGGCAACATTCTCTCTCGCCATGAACTAGGACTCGCAAAGCGTCGATGTCTCATCTGCGAAGAAGAGGCGCATCGTTGCGCAAGAGAGCAAAAACATTCGTATGCGGAGTTAACGGCGCAGATAAAGAAGATGGTCGATGAACATGCTTTTGCCCAGTCTATCGCTTTATGGTGTGAGCGCGCGATGAAAACCGAAGTGGAGCTCACCCCAAAACCTGGTCTTGTTGATTGCTCAAACAGTGGTGCGCATCACGACATGGATATTCAGACTTTTTATGCAAGCATTGGCGCCATTAAGCCTTTTATTGCGGATTTTGTGCGAAGTGCCAAAGCGTACGCGCATGAAGACCCAAAGCAAAGTTTTGTGAGGCTTCGCCAGATTGGCATCGCGTGTGAAAAAGCGATGTTTGAAGCAACCCAAGGGGTGAACACCCACAAAGGAATGATCTTCTGCTTGGCGGTTTTATGCGGTGCTCTTGGTCGCCTTAAAGAAAGCAAACAGAACGTTACATGTAAAAGTTTACAAACGCAAATGCGCTCCCTTTGTCACAATTTGGTCGAAGAAGATCTTTTACATGTAAAGCCAAACAGTGCAGGAGCGCGGTTTTTTTATGAAACGGGAAGTGCTGGCATTCGCGGCATCGCGCAGAGTGGTTTTTCAACGGTTTTTGAAAATGCACTTCCTTTTTTTCGCCAACAAAAAGTTCTAGAAGGTGAGGAAGTAGCGCTTAAAAAAACACTGCTTTTACTCATTTCTATTTTAGATGATAGTACGCTTTGGTCGAGGGGTGGTATAGAGGGATTGCATTATGCTAAAACAGAAGCGCATAAACTCTTACATGTAAAAGCTAAGATGGAAAATTTAGATACGCTTTTAGAAAAATTTGATGCTGATATGACTCACAAAAACCTCTCGCCTGGAGGCAGTGCCGATCTGCTTGCTATCACATGGTTAATCGCTGAAATTCTAGAATTTTAGTAACCTTTCTCTCTTTTGCCTTCTTGAAAAATAATGAAAAAATTATTTAATAAGCTTGGTTGCGTTAGCATACATGCCGCAACATCAATTATTTAAAACTGGGTTAACACTATGAGCGAATGCAATCTTTTGGATGTATTGTCAAACAAAAAAGTGCTTTGTGTCGAAGATGAAGCGTGCATTTTGAACAATATTATGGAGTCATTAGAGCTTTTTTTTGGCAAAGTTGTTGGGGTAAAAGATGGTTTAGAAGCGCTAGATGAAGCCAAAAGCAATCTTTACGATGTCATTATGCTTGACATCTCCATTCCCCACATTGATGGGCTTGAAGTGGTGAAAAGAATCCGTGAGTTTGATAAAAAAGTACCTATTATTATTCTTTCAGCCCATACGGAACAAGAGTATTTATGGCGGGCAGTTGAACTTAAAATCACACGTTATTTGGTAAAACCTTATGATAAAAGCATGCTTATTAAGGCGTTAGAAGATGTGGCGTTAGAGATAATGGGGCATACCCCTTTGTTTCAAATAACATCTGAGTGTAAGTATGATTTTTGTAAAAAGACTATTTTCCATCAATCAGAAGTCATTCATCTTTCCAAGAGCGAAAGCAGACTTTTAGAGTACTTCTTAAAACGCCCCAATCAAACGGTTACCTATGAACAGCTTTTTGATTACATGTGGGAGTTTGAACAGCCTAGCAAAGAGGCACTAAAGTCCATTGTTAAAGAGCTTCGCAAAAAAATAGATAATAACTTTATCAAAAACCTTTACGGTGTTGGGTATCTGTGTGAAATATAATTTCAAGGTTATCATCGCATTTTTTGTACTACTTTATGCGGTCATAACGTTACTGTTTTTCAATTTTTACCGAGAACTTGCCATGAAAGATGCGAGGCAAGAGGGTATTTATATCTTAGACACGATGAATGCGATTCGTGATTATGTCTCGACTGTGCAAAGACCTCTCATTGAAGAGTTGAAAGCAAAAAAAATGCTTGTGGAAGATTTTTTTGATCCAAGGCTTTTATCATCGTCTTATATTACGCGTGAGATTTACAATATCCAGCTTGCTCGAAATACCATTAACTATAGATACAAATTGGTTGCCACCAATCCTTTAAACCCTGATCACGTGGGAAATACGTTTGAAAATGAGATTTTGGAAACATTAAAAGAGGGTACAACCAAAGAGTTTTCAAGCATTATTAAAGAGGACAATAAAGCCTACTTTTTCGTAGGACTTCCAATTCGCAACAGCCAAGAGTCCTGTTTGCAGTGCCATACGACAACAAACGCTCCTAAAGCAATGATGGATCAGTATCATCATATTCCTACTTTTGAGAGTAAAGTTGGGGATGTAATCGCGATGCTTTCATTAAAAATCCCCGTTTACAGCATCTTAACCTACCATATTAAAGAGTTTGTGGTGGGTGGCTCTGTTATGTTTATTGTCTTTGTCATTTTTATCTTATTTATCTATAAAATTTACAAAAATGATTTACGGCTCAAAGAGAATACCAATATGCTCATGATGAGCCAAAACCGATTGGCTTCTATGGGTGAAATGATCGGCAATATTTCGCATCAATGGCGACAACCCTTGGCGCAAATTGGGGCTATCTTGATCAATCTGGAACTCCACAGCGATAGGGATAAACTCACCAAAGAGAAGCTCACACAAAAGATAGCCGAAGCCAATGAACAGCTTGCTTTTATGTCTCATACCATTGATGATTTTAAAAATTTCTTTGTCCCAAATACTACTAAAAAGGAGTTTAGCGCACAAGAGGTGATTCATCAATCGAAAAAACTGTTAAGCGCATCGCTTGAAAAGTATGTGATTGATGTAAGTATAGACATTCAAGATAATTTTACACGAGCTGGGCATGCAAATGAGATCGTGCAAGTACTCATTAATATCATGAACAACGCCAAAGAGGCTTTTTTGACCCATAATATCAACGATAGACACATTAAAATCACCGCTTTTTTAGAAAATGGAATTCCCGTTATAACGATTGAAAATAATGCAGGTTGTATTGATGAAAAAATTATTGCTAAAATTTTTGATCCTTATTTTACGACCAAAGAGTCTAGTAGTGGTTTGGGACTTTATATGAGTAAGATGATTATCGAAAAAAACAACGCGATGCTTAGTGTTAAAAATCTAAAAAACGGTGTTATCTTTACAATTATTTTTTAGTTTTTTCATTTAACACTATTTTAATACTTCCCCCTTTTCCCCCCTTTTTTAGTGATAGTATTCTTCTTAAGGCATTATTGCTGGTTGATCTTTAAATGATTTAAGCATTATTTATCAGTTTGTGCGCTGATCAATAGGCTTATTTGATTTGGGATTCAATTTTTCAAAGGAGGAAACATGAAAAATTGGGACAAAGTGTTACTTGGTTTATTCATGGGTATGAGTTTCTTTGCCGTCGGTGCGAATGCCGAAGGTATGGAAGGCATGCAAATGAGTAAGGAAGCAAGAGAGATCATTGCTCATCCTAAGGGGACAAAGGAGAGTAGAGGCGTTGTCTCCTTGCAAGACTACATTGTAGAAGAGCAGGCTATGTATGACTGGCTCTTTAAGAACCATCCTATTTTTACCAAATACGGTGGAAAAACGGTAGGCAAACTTGATGTTGCCGATCGTGGTAAAGAGTGGCTTGAAGAAGGTCATGGTAAAGACTTCTCCAAAGCCAGTAAACGAGGTCCTGATAGTGAGAGTTCAATGATGTATAGGGTTGCTAGAAGTTCGACATTAAGCTACCCGAACAAATTCATTGGACCTGAAAAATGTGGTGAGTGTCATGCTGCACAATATGAGACTTGGAGCAGATCACGACACGCAACAACCATTCGTTTCCCAGGTGAACACCCAGAGGTAAACAACAAATTGAACGAACCTGTTTTCGACAAAGATACAGCGTCTATTTTACCACAAGGTATTACTCCTGACGTTATTTATTGTACAGTCGGGCACATGAGAACTAAATTTGGTTTCTTCGATGCATGGTTACTTAGAGGTACTTACCATGTTGAAGGGGGTCTTCTTAAAAATGGTACAGGTCAAATCACTGCAGGTGCAAACCAATGGCAGAGAACTTGGGCGTTGAACCTAACGCCAGAAGTTGCACAAAAAATCAAAAAATGGATTCCTGAGTTTCCTGTAACTTTGGCTGAGTATGGTGACAATGGTGGCTATGTAAGAGGCCTTGCTTCGTATGCGGCTAAATACAAAAAATCAATGGCATTCCAAGCTTCAACTTCATATTGTGAAGTATGTCACCCTTGGAAATTTGATTTTAAAAACCAAAACGAATTCTTTGCAGCATTGGGTAATGCGAAAGAGTTACAAAAACACACTATCTCAAAAGGTATCTCTTGTGAAGAGTGTCATGGTGCTGGTGGTCACTTAGAGGGCGGTTCAGGTCTTTTAATCTCAAACTGTGAACGTTGTCATCAACGCTTTGGTTATAGCCCAGATTTAGCTAAAAATCCTGCGAATCTTGGTAAACCAGATTTATCACTCAGTTCTAAGTTCAAATCAGGCGGTCCTGGTTGTGGAACAGAGGGTTCACAATCATACTTTACAGCGCACTATGATAAAGGTATGAGATGTTCTACTTGCCATGATCCACACGATGTAACGGGCAATATGACGGGTGAAAAAGATGTTAAAGGTACCAACTACAATCCAAATGCTGGCTATTTGAGTTCATTCTATTCTAAACCAAAACTCAAAAAGAATTGTGGTGATTGTCATAAAGAACAAGCCTATATTCAGTCCAAAGCAGATACACACAGCAAAAATAGCTGTTCAACATGCCATATGCCATTTATGATGAGTTGTGAAAACTGGTATGCCGTTCAATTCCAAGATAATGCAGGTTTTGATGCAACAAGAAGATCACA from Sulfurospirillum oryzae encodes the following:
- a CDS encoding ATP-binding protein, with product MEEQIGQRALAISKTISLMPEVIELVEQKDPESRLMRIINPLQASIDARFIVIGDKNSIRFTHPTKELVGESMMGEDNRKALEEGLYYTSKATGTLGPSIRGKSPIFGKNGDIIGVVSVGYLEENIQEIISERYHQFLIYLYGAMFLTVIMAFILSRKIKNSLLGYEPREISRLFLEKDAILNAVKEAIIATNTQGEITLCNEVAQSYFHLDENTKHPPLTLQKYLFTCNEMKDVPLEVDGVDYVCNFSPVTHESKTVGMVASCRKKEEMDALVWELTRVKQYSERLREKKHEFSNLLHLISGHIQIGEYDKAIALISENHLPDEKIIEQFQSVIHDPLVASIFIGKYYFAFDKGVKIILDENSFLQENIDPSISKHLLTILGNIINNAIDAAEISEKKEVTLFVTDIGNDLIFEIEDSGLGIDETLQEKIFEKGFTTKGELHSGYGLFFVKSTLEWLGGFVSFGKGKYGTIASIHIPKGSHND
- a CDS encoding AbrB family transcriptional regulator encodes the protein MQWFKGFLPVIASLFIGSLGAILFSFIKVPLPWLLGAIVAIAIASRFPKIPLRSPKVFSAPARAVLGITIGSAFNPTILHYLGDYISSLVLILPFVILVTFCGMLYYWKWLKFDKMSAYFSSMPGGLLEMVTLAEAMGANVYKVTLTQSARLLFIVFTLPFVIQYISHISLDGRAGITQPFLNSDPHDMLILIVCAATGWWGALKLKIPGGTMIGPMILGALVYGSGLVHSRPPNEILKLIQLILGSTIGFVFVGVTYKEITKVLGQTFGYYIVLMLVSTFFVTVVAYITEFPLLSILLAFSPGGQSEMNLIAIIVGANLPYVALHHIVRMLLVMSVAPMFVRYLRKKEDR
- the citC gene encoding [citrate (pro-3S)-lyase] ligase; translation: MSFLFSEVPSTSSVRRQKVRDFLQSVDLEMSEDVEIFVVAKEDDRIVACGGLSGKVLKNIAIDESVRGEGLALSLMSELLKVAFREGRHDLFLFTKPDYEEVFESCGFKYIEQANHQVILMENSYNIDLYKKRLRKYKHSGDVVGSIVMNCNPFTLGHRYLVEQACANSHWVHLFVVKEDASFFTFKDRYRLICEGLEDLENLTIHEGSDYIISKATFPTYFIKDKRQIDSLYTELDLNIFRNHLAPQLGITHRFVGVEPLCAVTNEYNQQMKKLLTRPSEFPPIEVVELGRIEYGGEPISASRVRKLMQQNRLEEIIPLVPPVTYALIEKMMSKEEVK
- the citD gene encoding citrate lyase acyl carrier protein — its product is MSKKLETAHAGTLESSDAFVRVIPMDEKGIVIELESSVEEIYGDAIRALILETAKAMNVDGIKLLVQDKGALDYVIKARVQTAILRASGDVKPDWSVLS
- a CDS encoding aldolase/citrate lyase family protein, with amino-acid sequence MKQKLRRSMLFVPGSNTGMVCNAFIYKPDTVMFDLEDSVALSEKDSARMMVFHALQHFTYKNIETAVRVNPLNSPFGLLDLEAVIRAGVDIIRLPKTDTVDDVLEMEQEIADIENRLGHGKKTMLLAAIESALGVVNAVDIARCSKRLMGIALGAEDFVRDLHTQRTKEGNELMAARNQILLAARAAKIGAFDSVFSDVKDKEGFMHEVEYIKGLGFDGKSLINPTQIPWLHNAFAPSKKDINWAIEVLEAAKDAKERGLGVISLDGKMVDAPVILRAEWIMDLARASGVLGEDQ
- the citF gene encoding citrate lyase subunit alpha; this translates as MKDMQKQFKTENLTSVNAPFFTCKEKVKGEDRRTKLCESIEDAIKRSGLKDGMTISFHHAFRGGDLLINNVMNVIAKMGFKNLTLASSSLASVHDPVIEHIKNGVVTQIYTSGLRSKLGDAISKGLMEKPVQIHSHGGRVHLLQTGELKIDVAFLGVPVCDAFGNANGYSGRSKCGSLGYAKIDAQYADYVIVLTESLEEYPNVPASLHQDQVDAVVVVDEVGDPSKIGAGETRMTTNPKELLLASHTAKLIEHSGLFKEGFSIQTGSGGASLATTVYLSEKMEEKGITASFGLGGITGTMVYMLKRGLIKTLLDVQSFDEFAAKSLGENKNHIEISANEYANPSSKGAATKQLDIVVLSALEVDLDFNVNVITGSKGLLRGASGGHSDTAADAKLSIIVAPLTRGRIPTVTKRVNTIVTPGCSVDVVVTDQGIAVNPKNIELKERLKKAGLQIVEMQELYERAIALCGEPAELKYTDKVVAVIRYRDGSIIDVVRQLA
- the citG gene encoding triphosphoribosyl-dephospho-CoA synthase CitG; translation: MIGKPTTLDAILKAKEERAFKQKELLSRFPKASLISLSINIPSAIKLSHEAVVVHECAHQSIVSVLKQEGVELLFCESKIAPTGAESLFTCKSDANALKALTCKIENSHPLGRLMDIDVLDFTGNILSRHELGLAKRRCLICEEEAHRCAREQKHSYAELTAQIKKMVDEHAFAQSIALWCERAMKTEVELTPKPGLVDCSNSGAHHDMDIQTFYASIGAIKPFIADFVRSAKAYAHEDPKQSFVRLRQIGIACEKAMFEATQGVNTHKGMIFCLAVLCGALGRLKESKQNVTCKSLQTQMRSLCHNLVEEDLLHVKPNSAGARFFYETGSAGIRGIAQSGFSTVFENALPFFRQQKVLEGEEVALKKTLLLLISILDDSTLWSRGGIEGLHYAKTEAHKLLHVKAKMENLDTLLEKFDADMTHKNLSPGGSADLLAITWLIAEILEF
- a CDS encoding response regulator transcription factor, producing the protein MSECNLLDVLSNKKVLCVEDEACILNNIMESLELFFGKVVGVKDGLEALDEAKSNLYDVIMLDISIPHIDGLEVVKRIREFDKKVPIIILSAHTEQEYLWRAVELKITRYLVKPYDKSMLIKALEDVALEIMGHTPLFQITSECKYDFCKKTIFHQSEVIHLSKSESRLLEYFLKRPNQTVTYEQLFDYMWEFEQPSKEALKSIVKELRKKIDNNFIKNLYGVGYLCEI
- a CDS encoding ATP-binding protein — protein: MKYNFKVIIAFFVLLYAVITLLFFNFYRELAMKDARQEGIYILDTMNAIRDYVSTVQRPLIEELKAKKMLVEDFFDPRLLSSSYITREIYNIQLARNTINYRYKLVATNPLNPDHVGNTFENEILETLKEGTTKEFSSIIKEDNKAYFFVGLPIRNSQESCLQCHTTTNAPKAMMDQYHHIPTFESKVGDVIAMLSLKIPVYSILTYHIKEFVVGGSVMFIVFVIFILFIYKIYKNDLRLKENTNMLMMSQNRLASMGEMIGNISHQWRQPLAQIGAILINLELHSDRDKLTKEKLTQKIAEANEQLAFMSHTIDDFKNFFVPNTTKKEFSAQEVIHQSKKLLSASLEKYVIDVSIDIQDNFTRAGHANEIVQVLINIMNNAKEAFLTHNINDRHIKITAFLENGIPVITIENNAGCIDEKIIAKIFDPYFTTKESSSGLGLYMSKMIIEKNNAMLSVKNLKNGVIFTIIF
- a CDS encoding cytochrome C, with the protein product MKNWDKVLLGLFMGMSFFAVGANAEGMEGMQMSKEAREIIAHPKGTKESRGVVSLQDYIVEEQAMYDWLFKNHPIFTKYGGKTVGKLDVADRGKEWLEEGHGKDFSKASKRGPDSESSMMYRVARSSTLSYPNKFIGPEKCGECHAAQYETWSRSRHATTIRFPGEHPEVNNKLNEPVFDKDTASILPQGITPDVIYCTVGHMRTKFGFFDAWLLRGTYHVEGGLLKNGTGQITAGANQWQRTWALNLTPEVAQKIKKWIPEFPVTLAEYGDNGGYVRGLASYAAKYKKSMAFQASTSYCEVCHPWKFDFKNQNEFFAALGNAKELQKHTISKGISCEECHGAGGHLEGGSGLLISNCERCHQRFGYSPDLAKNPANLGKPDLSLSSKFKSGGPGCGTEGSQSYFTAHYDKGMRCSTCHDPHDVTGNMTGEKDVKGTNYNPNAGYLSSFYSKPKLKKNCGDCHKEQAYIQSKADTHSKNSCSTCHMPFMMSCENWYAVQFQDNAGFDATRRSHIWKIDVDPKRKSMVRGSASTGERDFKDSHFERNEKGRNYVDLMWACARTGWADQDQVNAKGCHSPVISELKETLHFKNQKQAYDEVMGWQTPIKEKVTQAKVGIQGLYAMLEVKKLSPSDKTRVYELIEKAQQTVDLLEKDGSWGMHGFKYSKQRIDAAVEYVNEAQRIVGKNVK